Proteins from a single region of Chitinibacter bivalviorum:
- a CDS encoding HD domain-containing protein, with the protein MKLTLNDIADLYLGAGQTLYGGEAVSQLAHALQSAHFAEQANASPYLITAALLHDIGHILAGQQNDDVDAGIDDRHESVAIAALKPLFGQRVLAPIALHVEAKRYLSAIDPVYHATLSPASQKSLILQGGVMSKEEVQRFASNHFAEDAVFLRRCDDQAKIPDLPTAALAHYLAIAASVCHSEVVA; encoded by the coding sequence ATGAAACTCACTCTAAATGATATTGCCGACTTGTATCTCGGTGCCGGGCAAACTTTGTACGGCGGCGAGGCGGTGAGTCAGCTGGCTCATGCCTTGCAAAGCGCCCATTTTGCCGAGCAGGCTAATGCGTCCCCCTATTTAATTACTGCCGCGCTATTGCACGATATTGGGCATATTTTGGCTGGGCAGCAAAACGACGATGTCGATGCCGGGATTGACGATCGACACGAATCGGTCGCGATTGCTGCGCTTAAGCCTTTATTTGGTCAGCGCGTATTAGCGCCCATTGCACTGCATGTCGAAGCCAAGCGTTATTTAAGCGCGATTGATCCGGTCTATCACGCCACCTTATCGCCCGCGTCGCAAAAATCGCTGATTTTGCAAGGCGGCGTGATGAGCAAGGAAGAGGTGCAGCGTTTTGCGAGCAATCATTTTGCCGAGGATGCTGTTTTTCTGCGCCGCTGTGATGATCAGGCCAAAATCCCCGATCTGCCAACCGCCGCTTTGGCGCATTATCTGGCCATTGCCGCCAGCGTTTGCCACAGCGAGGTGGTGGCATGA